atcaaacactcccaggacaggtacagcacggggttagatacagagtaaagctccctctacactgtccccatcaaactctcccaggacaggtacagcacagggttagatacagagtaaagctccctgtacactgtccccatcaaacattctcaggacaggtacagccggggttagatacagagtaaagctccctctacactgtcaccatcaaacactcccaggacagggacagcacgggtttagatacagagtaaagctccctctacactgtccccatcaaacattctcaggacaggcacagccggggttagatacagagtaaagctccctctacactgtccccatcaaacattcccaggacaggtacagctggggttagatacagagtaaagctccctctacactgtccccatcaaacactcccaggacaggtacagcacggggttagatacagagtaaagctccctctacactgtccccatcaaacattcccaggacaggtacagccggggttagatacagagtaatgctccctctacactgaccccatcaaacactcccaggacaggtacagcccggggttagatacagagtaaagctccctctacactgtccccatcaaacactcccaggacaggtacagcacggggttagatacagagtaaagctccctctacactatccccatcaaacactcccaggacagggacagcacggggttaggtacagcgtaaagctccctcgacactgtccccatcaaacactcccaggacaggtacagcacggggttagatacagagtaaagctccctctacactgtccccatcaaacagtcccaggacaggtacagcacggggttagatacagagtaaagctccctcgacactgtccccatcaaacactcccaggacaggtacagcacggggttagatgcagagtaaagctccctctacactgaacccatcaaacactcccaggacaggtacagcccggggttagatacagagtaaagctccctctacactgaccccatcaaacactcccaggacaggtacagcccggggttagatacagagtaaagctccgtctacactgtcccgatcaaacactcccaggacaggtacagcacggggttagatactgagtaaagctgcctctacattgtccccatcaaacactcccaggacaggtgcagcacggggttagatacagagtaaagctccctctacactgtccccatcaaacactcccaggacaggtacagcacagggttagatacagagtaaagctccgtctacactgtacccatcaacactcccaggacaggcacagcacagggctatatacagagtaaagctccctctacactgtccccatcaaacactcccaggacaggtacagcacggggttagatacagagtaaagctccctctacactgtccccatcaaacactcccaggacaggtacagcacagggttagatacagagtaaagctccctctacactgtccccatcaaactctcccaggacaggtacagcacagggttagatacagagtaaagctccctctacactgtcccgatcaaacactccctggacagttacagcacggggttagatacagagtaaagctccctctacactgtccccatcaaacactcccaggacaggtgcagcacggggttagatacagagtaaagctccctctacactgtccccatcaaacactcccaggacaggtacagcacggggttagatacagagtaaagctccctctacactgtccccatcaaacactctcaggacaggtacaacacggggttagatacagagtaaagctccctcatcactgtccccatcaaacactcccaggacaggtacagcacagggttagatacagagtaaagctccctctacactgtccccatcaaacactctcaggacaggtacaacacggggttagatacagagtaaagctccctcgacactgtccccatcaaacactctcaggacagctacagcacagggttagatacagagtaaagctccctctacactgtccccatcaaacactcccaggaccgttaccgcacgtggttagatagagagtaaagctccctctacactgtccccatcaaacactcccaggacaggtacagcacgtggttagatacagagtaaagctccctcatcactgtccccatcaaacacccacaggacaggcacagcacggggttagatacagagtaaacctccctctacacagtccccatgaaacactcccaggacaggtacagcacgtggttatatacagagtaaagctccctctacactgtccccatcaaacactcccaggacaagtgcagcacggggttagatacagagtaaagctccctctacactgtccccatcaaacactcccaggacaggtaccgcacgtggttagatagagagtaaagttccctctccattgtccccatcattcactcccaggacaggtacagcacgtggttagatacagagtaaagctccctctacactgtccccatcaaacactcccaggacacgtacagcatggggttagatacagagtaaagctccctctacactgtccccatcaaacactcccaggacaggtacagcacgggattagatacagagtacagctccctctacagtgtccccatcaaacactcccaggacaggtacagcacggggttaggtacagagtaaagctccctctacactgtccccatcaaacactcgcaggacaggtacagcacggggttagatatggagtaaagctccctctacactgtctccatcaaacactcccaggacaggtacagcacggggttagatacagagtaaagctccctctacactgtccccatcaaacactcccaggacaggtacagcacggggttagatacagagtaaagctccctctacactgtccccatcaaacactcccaggacagggacagcacaggggttagatacagagtaaagctccctctacactgtccctggtaaacactcccaggacaggtacagcacggggttagatacagagtaaagctccctctacactatccccatcaaacactcccaggacaggtacagcatggggttagatacagagtaaagctccctctacactgtccccatcaaacactcccaggacatgtacagcacggggtgagatacagagtacagctccctctacagtgtccccatcaaacactcccaggacaggtacagcacggggttaggtacagagtaaagctccctctacactgtccccatcaaacactcgcaggacaggtacagcacggggttagatatggagtaaagctccctctacactgtctccatcaaacactcccaggacaggtacagcacggggttagatacagagtaaagctccctctacactgtccccatcaaacactcccaggacaggtacagcacggggttagatacagagtaaagctccctctacactgtccccatcaaacactcccaggacagggacagcacaggggttagatacagagtaaagctccctctacactgtccctggtaaacactcccaggacaggtacagcacggggttagatacagagtaaagctccgtccgcactgtccccatcaaacacatccaggacaggtacagcatggggttagatacagagtaaagctccctctacactgtccccatcaaacactcccaggacaggtacagcacggggtgagatacagagtaaagctccctctaccctgtccccatcaaacactcccaggacaggtacagcacggggttaggtacagagtaaagctccctctacactgtccccatcaaacactcgcaggacaggtacagcacggggttagatatggagtaaagctccctctacactgtctccatcaaacactcccaggacaggtacagcacggggttagatacagagtaaagctccctctacactgtccccatcaaacactcccaggacaggtacagcacggggttagatacagagtaaagctcctctacactgtccccatcaaacactcccaggacagggacagcacaggggttagatacagagtaaagctccctctacactgtccctggtaaacactcccaggacaggtacagcacggggttagatacagagtaaagctccgtccgcactgtccccatcaaacactcccaggacaggtacagcatggggttagatacagagtaaagctccctctacactgtccccatcaaacactcccaggacaggtacagcacggggtgagatacagagtaaagctccctctacactgtccccatcaaacactcccaggacaggtacagcacggggttagatacagagtaaagctccctctacactgtccccatcaaacactcccaggacaggtacagcacggggttagatacagagtaaagctccctctacactgtccccatcaaacactcccaggacaggtacagcacggggttagatgcagagtaaagctccctctacactgtccccatcaaacactcccaggacaggtacagcacggggttagatacagagtaaagctccgtccgcactgtccccatcaaacactcccaggacaggtacagcacgggttagatacagagtaaagctccctctacactgtccccatcaaacaatcccaggacaggtacagccggggttagatacagagtaaagctccctctacactgccccatcaaacactcccaggacaggtacagcacggggttagatacagagtaaagctccgtccgcactgtcccatcaaacactcccagacaggtacagcacggggttagatacagagtaaagctccctctacactgtccccatcaaacactcccaggacaggtacagcacggggttagatacagagtaaagccccctctacactgtccccatcaaacactcccaggacaggtacagccggggTTAGACACGGAGTAAATGCCGGTGCTGAatcctctctctctgcagttgGAGTGTCCGGTGTCTCAGTGCAGCGTCGAGAGTCTGCTCCAGAAGTTTTCGGCCCAGGAACTGATTGAGATCCGGGGCGGCCTGTCGCTCGACGGCAGGCCGACCTGCGTGACCTTCGCCGACCACTGCAAGCTGTCCGCCATGGTGGTGGTGGCGCCCCAGGACAGCAGGGGGGCGGCGGAGGCCCCGGCCGCGGGGCTGAAGCGCCGGGCCGACCAGGAGGCCCCCGGGGCAGCCGTCCTGCCCGAGAAGAAGGTGAGCGAGGCGGCGAAGAAATCCAAGAAGGTGGCGTCCGAGATGGACCTGGAGATCGAGAGTCTGCTCAACCAGCAGTCCACCAAGGAGAGGGAGAACAAGAAGGTGAGGGGGGCGGACTCTGCGGCCTGCCCTGGGCGTGGGTCTggaccctccccaacacacccccccccccggcgaggcACTAACCTCACCCCTGGCCAAACACATCGTCAGGGTCagggggtaggggtcagggggtagggGTCGGGGCGTAGTGGTCGGGGATTACGGGTCGGGGGTTAGGGGTCGGGGCGTAGGGGTCGAAGATTAGGGGTCGGGGCGTAGGGGGTCGGGGGTCTCAGGGACGGGGGTCTCGGGGACGGGGGTCTCGGGGTCAGGGGTAAACTCTCGGGGGTCGGGGGTCTCGGGGACGGGGGTCTCGGGGACGGGGGTCACGGGGACGggggtctcggggacggggtcacgGGGACGGAGGTCTCGGGGACGGGGGTCTCGGGGTCTGGGGTCAGGGGTAACTCTCGGGGCTCGGGGTCGGGGGTCTCGGGGACAGGGGTCTCGGGGACGGGGGTCACGGGGACGGAGGTCTCGGGGACGGGGGTCTCGGGGTCTGGGGTCAGGGGTAACTCTCGGGGTCCCGGGGTCAGGGGTAACTCTCGGGGGTCTCGGGGTCAGGGTAACTCTCGGGGCCGGGGGTCTCGGAGTCTGGGGTCAGGGGTAACTCTCGGGGGTCGGGGTCTCGGGACGGGGGTCTCGGGGCCGGGGGTCCGGGGTCAGGCGTAACTCTCGGGGTCGGGGGTCCGGGGTCAGGAGtaactctcggtgtctctctctcccagatgAATCAGGAGATCCTGGAGCTGTTGAACACGAGCACAGCGAAGGAGCAGTCCATCGTGGAGAAGTTCCGGTCTCGGGGCCGGGCACAAGTTCAGGAATTCTGTGACCACGGCACCAAGCTGGAGTGTATGGCCGCCCACGACCTGGAGCGGCCCTGCCGCAAACTGCACTTCAGGTGGGTCACAGgagggggcgatggcgagggggcAGACTGCTGGCGGGGGGGGACTGACCGCTGGCTCGGGGGGGGGACTGACCGCTCGCTCGGGGGGGGGGACTgactgctggcggggggggggactgaccGCTGGCTCGGGGGGGGACTGACCGCTCGCTCGGGGGGGGGACTGACCGCTCGCTCGGGGGGGGGCTgactgctggcgggggggggggactgaccgctcgctcggggggggggggacttaccgttcgctcgggggggggggcagactgctggcgggggggggctgaccgctggctcgggggggggggactgaccgcTCGCTCGGAGGGGGGGACTGACCGCTCGCTCGGGGGGGGGGACTGAGCgctcgctcgggggggggggactgaccgctggctcggggggggggggcagactgctggcggggggggggctgaccgctcgctcgggggggggggggcagactgctGGCGGGGGGGGCTGACCGCTCGCCGGGGGGGGACTGACCGCTGGCTCGGGGGGGGACTGACCGCTGGCTCGGGGGGGGCTGAccgcaggctcggggggggggactGACCGCTGGCTCGGGGGGGGACTGACCGCCGGCTCGGGGGGGGGACTGACCGCTGGCTCTGGGGGGGAGACTGACCGCTGGCTCGGGGGGGGGGACTGACCGCAGGCTCGGGGGGGGGACTGACCGCTGGCTCTGGGGGGAGACTGACcgctggctcgggggggggggactgaccgctcgctcggggggggggcgcagactgctggcggggggggggggcagactgctGGCGGGGGGGGCAGACTGCTGGCGGGGGGGGCTGACcgctggctcgggggggggggactgaccgcTCGCTCGGGGGGGGGGCAGACTGCTGGCGGGGGGGGGCTGACCGCTCGCCGGGGGGGGGACTGACcgctggctcgggggggggggactcaccgcTGGCTCGGGGGGGGACTGACcgctggctcgggggggggggcagactgctGGCGGGGGGGGGCTGACCGCTCGCCGGGGGGGGACTGACCGCTCGCTCGGGGGGGGACTGACCGCTGGCTCGGGGGGGGGACTGACCGCTCGCTCGGGGGGGGGCTGACCGCTGGCTCGGGGGGGGGACTGACcgctggctcggggggggggggactgaccgcTGGCTCGGGGCGGGGGGACTGACCGCTCGCTCGGGGGGGGGGACCGACCgctcgctcgggggggggggctgacagcTCGCTCGGGGGGGGGGCTGACCGCTCGCTCGGGGGGGAATGACCACTCGCTCAGGGAGGGGGGACTGACCGCTGGCTCGGGGGGGACTGACCGCTGGCTCGGGGGGGGGGACTGACCGCTGGCACGGGGGGGGGGACTGACTGCTGGCTCGGGGGGGGACTGGCCGCTCNNNNNNNNNNNNNNNNNNNNNNNNNNNNNNNNNNNNNNNNNNNNNNNNNNNNNNNNNNNNNNNNNNNNNNNNNNNNN
This portion of the Scyliorhinus torazame isolate Kashiwa2021f chromosome 5, sScyTor2.1, whole genome shotgun sequence genome encodes:
- the mettl3 gene encoding N(6)-adenosine-methyltransferase subunit METTL3, which codes for MSDTWSSIQAHKKQLDSLRERIQRRRREPGPGGGGGGGQSEGALSPTLRCDSPVPAVHTPPPRPLAQEHDGKTHPQLEKKILEYLSDPSLLLPTDSLAILNTLLMLECPVSQCSVESLLQKFSAQELIEIRGGLSLDGRPTCVTFADHCKLSAMVVVAPQDSRGAAEAPAAGLKRRADQEAPGAAVLPEKKVSEAAKKSKKVASEMDLEIESLLNQQSTKERENKKMNQEILELLNTSTAKEQSIVEKFRSRGRAQVQEFCDHGTKLECMAAHDLERPCRKLHFRSVVG